A window of Halovivax gelatinilyticus genomic DNA:
AGTCAAATTGGAACGTGGCTGTATAATCATAAGGGAATGATTGTGCACTGGCCGAATTTGGGAAGATAACATCGGTCATGTCCGCAGATGTTAGTCTATTTGCATCGTGGTAAGCCATTCTTTGGCCGTGGTTTAATTCATCCCAAATATCATCCCTCCCTTCTTCATTCAGCTCGTTGAACTTTTTAAAGAACTCAATGAGTTCATTTTCCTGCCCTGGATTGAAATTTGTATCAATTTCGTTGTGAGTTGCCTCAGCACCGGCCATGATGGAGGTCCCCAAGAACGATAGTCCAGCAACTCCACCACCAATTGTTTTTAGTACTGTTCTTCTCTGATTTCGATTGGTGTCTTTCACCATATGTTATGGTTGGACCAATATAATATATATGCATCGATTTAGTTTTTGTTAATTATTGTTAGACAAATAGTTGGTTTTTAGTGTGGAAGCTGTCGACGAGTCTTAATCACCGGTATTATAGATCCACCTAACAAGATCATTCAAATTATGACGTCAATAGCTCTCCTCGTTCGATAACCATGTGTCCATCTGATTACCATGGATCGATTGCTAAGGAACTGCGTCCTGGATCTCGGTGACCACGTGGAGGTAATACGGCGATCAATTTCATTGGGAAGACACGGTCGTCCGGAGCGAACTATAATCGGTTAAACCCCAGCTCAGTACGTTGCCTGGGGGAGAACGTCGATCTGATGGATCTCGCGACGAATTTCCGTGACCAAAACCAATTGAGACGAAAACGCAACCGATGCTATCAGTCACAAATCTAAAAAAGAGGACTCACGCTAAATCGCACGTAGTGCAATTCGAAACTGAAGCGTATATCGATGAATACGTCATCGATGGGAAAAACAGCGGAACCTTCGCCGGAGATAACACCGGTATCACGTACACGCCGGATGTTTCGGGTGCGGGATCCCCGGTGTCCGTCTCGACGGACGAAATCGCGAGCATTACGTTCAAACGGGACGCGACGCTCCAGCAAAACAGGTTTCTCGGCTGGTTCTTCGCCGTCTTCACCGTCGTCCTCGTGTCGTCCACCTACGTTCTCTACTTCGCTGGGCAACCCACGAATCCGGACTTCGACCACACCGCGTTGTTCATGGGAGTCCTCATCGTCGGCTCGCTCGCCACCACGTACGACTACTTCAACGGCGAAGACTACGACGTCATTGTCGCCCACATTCGAACCGACGACGGCGACTCCCACGTCTTTACCGGACGGATAAAAAATACGGAATTCGTCGACGCGTGCGGGAACCTCCTCGAGACGGACATCGAAACGAGAAATCTGAACGAGAAACTCGACGCGGTACTCGACGACTGACACCTGCAACGCTCCCTACCGTCCACTCGAGAAAGCCCGCAGCTTCGCACTCGCCGTTCGCTCACACCTGGCCGGCACCGTCGGCGTGGGCCTCGATGTTGTCCCAGACGTCGGTCATCACCTCGCCGGTCATCTCGACGAGCGCCTCGACTTCGGGCTGACACTCACACGGCGCACAGCCGAGATCGCGAATCGCCTTCGTCGTCGAGGCGTGGTAGACGCAGACGTCGTCGCCGTCCTCGTAGACGACCGTCGTACACGGGAGCAACCCGGCGAGTTTCGGATCGATCTCGAGGGCCTCCTTCGCGATTTCGGCGTGACAGACCACGATGAGCGCCGTCTTCCTGATCTCTGTGTCTAACACGCCCGCAACGTACTCGTCGAGGCGCGTGAGCGCGACCGTCTCGAACCCCTGGTACTCGTGTTCTAACTGCACGTGGACGACCGCGTCCTCGAACGGCAGATCGAGCGTGGTGAAAAGCGCCTCCTCGACGGTGGGAGCCGGCGTCTGCTCCGTACTCATACCGACAGCATCTCCCGCACGTTATATCAATACACCCGCTTTCGGCAACGGCGGACGAGTGGTCAAAATGTCAGCAGGGTTGAATTGGCTCGCGAGCTACTCGCCCATCTCAGACTCGAAGAATGACGCCTGATCTGCACAATCGACGACCGGAAACGCTCGCAGCATCTCGACGGCGTGATCCTCGTCGAACCCGCCGGCGACGAACGCGTACTCCTCGGCAGTGACGTAAGCCAGGACCGCTGCGTGATGTGAATCAGCGCGGTCGAAAACGGTGGACAGATCTTCTTCAGATTGCGGCGGTTCGCCAAATCGCGACGCAACCGTAGTTACGTCCGTCGAGCCGCCTTCCCTGAACGTTCGAGAGGTCGATTCAAGACCCCCCATGGACATATCGCCGTGCCCCGCCTCCGAGAGTCCACTGACGTCACTTTCGTCGGGAAGCATCGCTTCGAGGTCGTCCGTATCCGGGGTCGAACACACGCCGAAGCCACCACCGTTGCTACCGTCGCCGTCGTCGTCACTCGATAGACAGCCAGCAAGTGCGGCCGTTCCTGTTGCCGCAAGCGCCAGGACGCGTCGTCGCGATACGGTACGATCAGTCTTCGATCGGGTATTCATCGGTACCGGACTTGTCCGACAGTCAGTAATAACGCCCCGCTAACCAGATGGGAAGTTGGTAACTTACCAGAGAGTAAGTTGCAGCAGTAACGTGGTTGTTCAAACAGTCACGTCTCGACCGCGGAGTCACCGCATCGTGGCATCGCTCGAAGTCGATACCGACAGGACGCCGCTCACGGGTCGTTCCTCCCCGTTCGACATTTCGAGGATTTCGCTACGCTCGATCCTCGTCGCTCACGGCTTCGCCGTTCGCTAATTCGCGATTCTCACTTCGTTCGAACCTCGCTACGCCAGGACTGGGATTTGAACCCACCTCCAGACGGTCCTGCTCGTTCGCTTCGCTCACTGCGCGGGCTGCGACTGGCGTACGTTCAAATCCCGCTTTGGCGCTTCCTGGCACCAAGTTTCTCGCGACGCTATGCGTCGCTCGAAGTTGATACCGACAGGAAGCGCCAGGACTGGGATTTGAACCCAGAATCCCGAAAGGGAACACGCTTTCCAGGCGTGCGCCTTACCGTTCGGCCATCCTGGCTCGGATGAAGGTTGCCGACTGGGTCGAATAAGTCTTGCGAGGTCGGTCTCACCGGCCGCGGGTTTCGGCCCACGCGACGACGCGATGTTCGTACCGATAGGTCACCACGGCCGTCGCACCGGCTACGATGACCGAACCGACGAGCGACTGCGCGAGCGTCAGGTCGACCGCGTCGAGGGCGATCGACCCCTGGGCGAGGATGGCGAAGACGAGTCCGCCGACGATCCCCCAGAGGGTTGCGGATTTGACGCGTGCGTTCACGGTGTGGTCGGTTACTCGAGGTTCGCGATGGCCTCGATCTCGACGCCGGCGCCCTTGGGAAGGTTCGCCACCTCCACGGCGCTTCTGGCGGGTGGCTCGTCGTCGAAGTAGGTCGCGTACGTCTCGTTCATCTCCTCGAAGTCGTCGATATCGGCGAGAAACACCGTCGTCTTGAGGACGTCCGCGGGCGTCGCGCCCTTCTCCTTCAAGATCGCGACGACGTTGTCGAGCGCCTGCTCGGTCTGGACGGAGATGGGCTCGTCGTCGAGCAGCTCGCCGTCGGGCGTCAGCGGAATCTGGCCGGCGGTAAAGAGAATCGAGCCGTTCGTCGTCGCCTGACTGTACGCGCCGACCGCGGCCGGAGCGTCGTCCGTGCTGATGATTCGCTTCATACCTAGCGGTCCGGGAGGCGGGCTAATAAAGGGCGGCGAAATCGGTCAGTTCCGCCGATCGCGGACACCGATCACTCCTCGACGTCGAGGTCGAACTGCTCGTTCTCGACGACGGCGTTCAAGACGACGCTCGTGTTCGACTCCTTGATGTCGGGGTCGGTCAGCAGCGTCTTGATCTGCTCGTTCATGCCGTCGGTGTCTCGAAACTTGCCGATCGCCGTGACGTCGTAGTCGCCGGTGACCTCGTAGACGGAGATCATCTGGCGGTGCTCGCGAAGCCGGTCGGTGATCTCCGGAAGGGCGTCACCTTCGACCTTGAGCTGGATGACGGCCGTGACGTCGTAGCCGAGCGCGTCGTAGTCGACGCGCGGGGTGTAGCCGTCGATCACGCCGGCCTCCTCCAGGTCGGATAAGTGATTCGAGACGGTCGTCACCGACACGTCGAGTTCCTCGGCGAGGCTTCGCAGGCTCGCGCGACCATCTCCCAACAGGGCATTCACCAACTTCGAGTCGAGATTTTCGTACGTCATCAAGCTGACCCACTTCCCCCACCCATTAGAACTTTACGAATGAACAATTTCTGGCGAGAGACGGGCTAATTGCGCGGAACAGTAGGGTTTTAGTGGTGGAGATGGTTGAGTCAGACGAGCTTCGGATGACAACCGGCAATCTTACAAGTACGGAAGAATCGGTTCTCGAAACGATCGAACACGAAGATATCGACTTTCTTCGATTGCAGTTTACTGATATTCTCGGCGTGGTAAAAAACGTCTCGGTTCCCGCTCGCCAGACCGAGAAAGCGTTCCGCGAGGGCATCTACTTCGACGGCTCGTCGATCGAAGGATTCGTTCGGATCCAGGAGTCGGACATGCGCCTGATTCCCGATCCCGAGACGTTCGCCATCCTGCCGTGGCGCACGAACGACCACGGCGCGGCGGCGCGCATGATCTGCGACGTCGTCGACACCTCGACGGGCGAACCGTTCGCCGGCGATCCGCGAACGGTGCTCAAACGCACGCTCGACCGTGCTGCCGAGCTAGGATACACCGTCAACGTCGCGCCCGAACCCGAGTTCTTCCTCTTCGAGGAAGACGAAGACGGTCGCGCGACGACGAAGACGAACGACGCCGGCGGCTACTTCGACGTCGCGCCGAAGGACCTCGCGAGCGACGTCCGCCGGGACATCATCTACGGCCTCGAATCGATGGGCTTCGAGATCGAAGCGAGCCATCACGAGGTCGCCGAAGGGCAACACGAGATCAACTTCGAGTACGACGACGCCATCGCCACCGCGGACAACGTTGCCACGTTCCGGACGGTGGTCCGCGCCATCGCCGCCCAGCACGACCTGCACGCGACGTTCATGCCGAAACCGATCGCCGAGATCAACGGCTCGGGCATGCACACGCACGTTTCCTTTTTCACCGAGGACGGCGAGAACGCCTTCCACGACGGTGACGACGAGTTCAACCTGAGCGAGACGGCCCACGCGTTTCTCGCCGGCGTCTTAGAACACGCCCCCGCGATCACCGCCGTCGCCAACCCGACGGTCAATAGCTACAAGCGCCTCGTCCCGGGCTACGAGGCGCCCGTCTACGTCGCCTGGTCCGACCGCAACCGCTCTGCGCTGATCCGCAAACCCGCCGCGCGCGTCCCGGCCGCCTCGCGCATCGAGCTGCGCTCGCCCGATCCGTCGTGTAACCCCTACCTGGCCCTCGCGGCCATCATCGAGGCCGGTCTCGACGGTATCGAGCGCGATCTCGAGGCGCCGGACCCGGTCAGAGAGAACATCTACGAGTTCGACGAGCGAAAGCGCGACGAGTACGGCATCGACACGCTGCCGACGAACCTGGGCGAGGCGGTCGACGCGCTCGAAGCCGACGAGGTCGTCAACGACGCGCTCGGCGAGCACGTCTGCGAGAAGTTCATCGAGGCAAAGCGCCAGGAGTTCGACGACTACCTCGTCTCCGTCTCCGAGTGGGAACTCGATCGCTACCTCGAGACGTTCTGAGCGGTCGGTCCGGTTTCGCCGCGTTCGACGGACTGGTTACGTTGCGGCGGTCGGCTCACCGCGAACCGATCAGTTACTCACACCGAGCGACGACTCTTCCGTCTCGATCGTGACCGCGACCAGCCGAGGCAGTCCGACGATCACCACGCCAGCGAAGAGGCCGAGACCGAACCAGACGACGACCCAGTCGGTGACCAGCAGGACGGCCGCCCCCGCCGAGAGGAGACCGATGCCGAGCAGACCGTGACCGACCCGATCGATCGAGAGCGCCCACCCGGAGTAAGGTGGCGTCGCGTAGGTCCAGGCGATCGCCGATCCGACGGCCCCGCCGAACAGCGCGGCGGCGTCGACGCGACCCCCGACGACGAACGAGACCAGCGAGACGGCGGCGACGGCGACGAAGACCGCGGTCGTCTCTGCGTGTCGATCGTATTCGGTTCGGACGGTTCGACGAAGTGCGATGACGGCGGCGACGAACGCGGCGGCGATGGCGGCCCCGACGAACACGTCGATCGGGTAGTGCAGACCGACCGCGACGCGGGAAAAACCGATGGCAGCGATCATCGCGGATGCCCCGACGAGACGCTGGCGCCGGGTACCGACGTCGAGTTCGAACGCGAACGCGAGCCAGATGGCGGTTCCGGCCATCGCGTGGCCGCTCGGAAAACTCGTCGAGGAGACCTCGACCAGCGGTGCGTAGGCGTGGCGAATGCCGACCGGGAGCGTCTCTGGGGCGATCGCGGGACCGACGCCAGGTCGGCCGATCTCGAAGTAGCCCTTCGTTCCGACCATGATCGCGTACGCACCCATCACCGTCCCGAGCCAGGGCGCGAATCGATCGCGCGGACCGAAGTAAAAGGCGATGACGATCGCCGGCGCGACGAACCAGACGCTCCCGACGTACGAAAAGAGCGCCCAGAGGAACGCCGCCCACTCGGGGAACGTATCCCGAACCGTTCGGACGGTCGTCGAGTCGAACCACATCGACTCCGTCTTTCGATTCGGCGACCGTATTTCTGTCGGTCGAAAAGACTGTCGCGGTCGGTGAATGGCGTCGGCCGGAGAATCCAGAAGCGCTACTCACCGACTCACGATCGCCACTCGCCGACGCGGTCCCGGAGCCGGCCGGGAAGCCCCAGGACCGAAAACACCGTTCCGAACAGAACCATCAGCAGGTAGACGCCGAGCGTCGAGGTCCAGATGACGAACATGGCAAAGACGGCCCAGCCGCTAGAGAGGAAGTAGTAGGCGGCGATCGTCATCGCGGTGCCGTACAGTAATACGAGATAGGGGCCCCAGCCGTGGGCCTTGCCGCGACGGACGCGCCGGCGGACGTACCGTCGTAGATCGCCCTCGAGGTCTTCTTTGCGAACCGTTCTGGACTCGACACCCGCCTCTACGGCCGCCAGCTCGTCGCGAAGTCGCTCGATCTCCTCGCGCAGGGCGGCCGGATCGTCCGCCCGGTCGCGGGTACGATCGCTCGCGCGTCGTCCGTCGCTCGGTTCCCCGGCGGACGTCGCCCGTTCGGTCGCGTCGCTCGCCCGCTCCCCGGGGTCGTCCGTCGTCGATCCCGTCGGCGGCTCCGACGTGGGCGACTCGCCGTCGCGATCCGTGGCGTCGTCGGTCATCGCTCGTCGGCCGAACTGTCGAGAGCCGGGACTTTGTAGCTGCCGGTCCGTTCCGCGATCGGCGAGAACGGCGTTGACCACCGCGCCGAAGACGACGACGATCGCGCCGAGGTAGAGCCAGATGAGTACGAGCAATACGCCCCCGAGCGCGCCGTAGACGGCCGAGGCTGAGGCGAGCGCGGCGTAGATAGCGAACGTCCGACTGAGCGCGAGCCAGCCGACGGCCGCGATCATCGTCCCCGGGAGCGCCTCGCGAACCGACACCGACCGGCCGGGGAAGATGACGTACAGCGGGAGAAACGCCGCGACCAGCGCCGGAAAGACGAATAACGGACCGACGAGACCGGTTCCCGGCACCGGCGCCAGGGCGATCGCGAGTTCGAGCCCGGCGACGAGACCCAGTCCGACCGTGACCGCACCGGCGACCACGGCCGCGTCCCAGAACGTATCGAGCACGCTTCGCTCGCCACCGGTGCCGTAGATCAGCGAGAACGCCCGGTCGAGCCCTCTGAGAACCCGACTCGATCCCCAGATGATACCGATCGCCCCGACGACCGTCGCGGACCGGCGTCCGGTGTCGTCGACGAGCGCGTCGGCGAGCAGCTGCTGGGCGGCCGGCGTCAGAAATTCGGCAGCCGCACCCGAGAACCGGTGTGCCAGCGCTTCGCCCCCCAGGCTCGACGCTACTCCCACGGCCAGCAGCGCGATGGGTACCAGCGAGAGAAACGCGTAAAACGCGACGCCGGCCGACAGAAGCGTCAGCTGCCTGGTCCGAGCGATGAAGATGGCGTCTCGGAGAGCGAGACGTATCGAGTCGACGTCGATCACGAACCGTGCTACCACGCCCGGCAGGAAATAGCGCACACGGTTTCGCGCTCGGTGAGGCTGGCCGTCACGGAATCGGGACGACCGACGGGAGTTACCCGCCGTCGGTTCGGTCCGCTCGTTCCGGCGATCCGCCCCGGTAGACTGCCCAGAGTAGCAGGGCCGCGATCAGGAAGTCGAAGCCGTGTTCGATCAAGTGGTGGACGGTCATCGGGACGACGCCGAAGACGGTCCCCAGCCCGACGACCGACCGCGTGACGAGCAAGCCGAGTACGATCGAGAGGAGCGCGTATCGGGCCGTCCGACGGCGGCGGTAGGCGACCACGGCCGCGAGGAAGAGGACGGTGGTCCCGACGGCGGCGAGCGCGATTACGACGAGAAGCAGCGGCGTCAGCTCCGGGTCGTGCCACGACGCCGGCATCGCGCGAATCATTTACACGTAAGTGCTCTCAGACCGTCGTCCTATGTGTGTCGATTCGGTCTACCGTGCTCCCGACGGTTTCGACCGTTCCCTCGCGGCGGGAACCGTCGCAACCGTGGAACATCCCCCGCTAGTACGGAAGGGTAAGCCGACGCTGATCAATCGTGACAGAAACCAGAACATCGATACGCGAACACGTCCACGCCAACGCCGGCGTCCACTTCAACGAGCTGGTCAGAGCGGAGGCGTTCGCGCCCGGACAGGTGCAGTACCACCTGCGCCGACTCATCGACGAGGGCGCGGTCGTCCGCGAGGAGTTCTACGGCCAGACTCACTACTACCCGCCGTCGACGACGGACTGGGAGCGCGCCGCGCTGGCGCTGTTTCGTCGGGAGAGCTCACGAGCCATCGTCTCGACCCTGCTCGAACGAGAGGCGACGACGCCCGCCACCCTCGCACGAGACCTCGACCTCGCCAGAAGCACGGTCGAGTACCACCTCGACCGCCTCGTCGAGCGCGAGGTGGTCGAAAAGCGCTACGATCACCGAAACCGGGTGTCGCTCACCCTGACGAATCCCACCCGGACGAGGCGGCTCCTCCAGGCGGTCGAACCCTCGACGCCGGACCGGCTCGTCGATCGCTTTACGCGCTTCGTCGACGACGTTTTCGAAGACGCCACCGAATAGGGGTAGCCGGGCGACCATCGGTCGACGCCCTGTCCGGAGCGTCAGGAACTCTGGCCGGGGCCTTAGGCGCCCTGGTCGGGAGTTAGGCGCTCTCGTCGGATTCTATCGCGAGCCGCAACTCGTCACCGTCGCGTAGTTCGTACGCGGTCGGGTCGATCGGCTCACCGTCGACGGCGAACTCGATCGCCGTCCCGTCGTCGCCCGCGTCGTAGGTTTCGCCGTCGAATCGGACGATCGGATCGCCGCCGTCGACGTCGAGTTCGAAGTGAGGCAGCAAGTCGATCGCCTCGCCCGCCGTCACCCGTTCTTCGCCCTCCATAAACCAGCCGTCGTGTCCCTCGTGGAGGTGGAAGTCGATCGAGTAGTCGTCCGCGTGCTCGGCCTGGAAGCGATCCTCGGTCAGGTCGACCGGCTCGCCGTCGATGACGATCTCGAGGTCGCCGCGCTCGTCGATCGCGTCCTCGAAGAGACAGCCGGCGAGCGCGATCGAACTCGCGACGGCCGCGATCGCGGTTCGTCTGGTGGGCATACGCGGAGGCAGCCGTGGAAGCCCAATAACTGCCACGATCGGACTCGAGAGGGCTGTTTCGCGTTCGAGAGTCGAACCACACTCGTTCGAGAATCGAACCAAACCCTTCGAGAAGTGTACCACCCCCTCCGAAAATCGGACCACTCCCTTCGAGAAGTGAACCAGAATAGCCTTTTGAGTGCGCTCGAAACTGCCGACACGTAATGGCTACGGGAGAAACCCCCTCCGCACTCGACCCGACGGTTCTCCGACCCGTCGCCGCCGGAGTGGCACTCGTCGTCGCCATCGCACACCTCTTTCACCCGACGCTCGGATTCCCCCGCCTGGTCGAACACCTCCGACTCGGGACGCTGTACGATCCCCGGCCGATGCTCTTTACGCTCTCTGCGGTCGCGATCGTCGCCGGCGTCTTGCTCGCGTACAACGGCGTGCGAAGGCAACCGCTCTACGTCGGCGGCATCGTCCTGATAGTCGCCTACCTCGCCGGCTACGGCGCCTGGCACACCGTCCTCGAACACGGCGGGTTCTGGCCCCACATCGAGGCCCACGGCCACCACGACATGGGCCACGCGGCGGTGGTCGTCGATCACCTGCTCGACGACGCCTGGGCGCTCGTCAGCAAGGTCGTCGAAGCCGCGTTGCTCGTCCTGCTCGTCGCGTTACTGGCGATCGACGACGAAGCCTGATCGTCGACCGTCGCAGAGTGACGACCGTCGCCGGCTTCACCGCAAACTGTCCGCCGTTGCGTCGAAAATCTCGCCGACGTCGGCGTCCGTCTTGAACGCCGTTCCGCTGTAGTGCGCCGGTGACGCGTCGTATCCCGCGTCGCAAAGGTCGTCGAGGAAGTCGGCCATCGCGTTCGCCGGCAGCGTCCACTCCTTGCAGAGACGGTGCTGGTCGTAGTGGGTCGGCTCGTCGAGTTCGGCTTCGAGCGTCGCACAGAGTTCACGGGCCGCCTCGGCGGTGCCGGCGGTTTCGGGAACGCGCTCGCGGACGCTCGCGACGAAGTCCCGGTCGCGGTACGGACCGAGCCAGAGCGGGCCGGCGGTGAGCAGTCGGTCGCCACCGCAGTTGGGACAGTCGTCGATCGGGGTCGCGATCAGGCCGGGGTCGGCCCCCGCGCCGCCGTCGTCGGCCTCGCGGTAGAGGCAGTCCTCGCAGTGGTGGACGAACCCGAGGTGTGAGAGTGCGGCGTCGGCGGCGGTCGCCCGGTGATCGAGTTCGAGGTAGGTGCGAACGTAGTGGCTGCTGGCGTGGGTGAAGATGGGCGTGACGCCGACGTCGAACCGCGCGGCCGAGCGGGCGAGCGCCGAGAGCAGGATTCGGACGCCCATCTCCGGATGATAGTCTGTGTTGCGGGGAACGGCCGAGTACGAACGCACGCCGCTCTGGAAGTGAGCGCCACACAG
This region includes:
- a CDS encoding tRNA (guanine(26)-N(2))-dimethyltransferase, with amino-acid sequence MRVSEGGVELEVPGESTAGVEEAVFYNPRQELNRDLTIAVLRAFRDERESRAATYLDAMTASGIRAIRAAADGWTAFGCDRDERAVALARENAERNDVGVTVAHEDVNAFMYGCGRDMDVALDVVDLDPYGTPMPFADAAFANARNLVCVTATDTAPLCGAHFQSGVRSYSAVPRNTDYHPEMGVRILLSALARSAARFDVGVTPIFTHASSHYVRTYLELDHRATAADAALSHLGFVHHCEDCLYREADDGGAGADPGLIATPIDDCPNCGGDRLLTAGPLWLGPYRDRDFVASVRERVPETAGTAEAARELCATLEAELDEPTHYDQHRLCKEWTLPANAMADFLDDLCDAGYDASPAHYSGTAFKTDADVGEIFDATADSLR
- the lrp gene encoding HTH-type transcriptional regulator Lrp, encoding MTYENLDSKLVNALLGDGRASLRSLAEELDVSVTTVSNHLSDLEEAGVIDGYTPRVDYDALGYDVTAVIQLKVEGDALPEITDRLREHRQMISVYEVTGDYDVTAIGKFRDTDGMNEQIKTLLTDPDIKESNTSVVLNAVVENEQFDLDVEE
- a CDS encoding Rid family detoxifying hydrolase; its protein translation is MKRIISTDDAPAAVGAYSQATTNGSILFTAGQIPLTPDGELLDDEPISVQTEQALDNVVAILKEKGATPADVLKTTVFLADIDDFEEMNETYATYFDDEPPARSAVEVANLPKGAGVEIEAIANLE
- a CDS encoding phosphatase PAP2 family protein translates to MWFDSTTVRTVRDTFPEWAAFLWALFSYVGSVWFVAPAIVIAFYFGPRDRFAPWLGTVMGAYAIMVGTKGYFEIGRPGVGPAIAPETLPVGIRHAYAPLVEVSSTSFPSGHAMAGTAIWLAFAFELDVGTRRQRLVGASAMIAAIGFSRVAVGLHYPIDVFVGAAIAAAFVAAVIALRRTVRTEYDRHAETTAVFVAVAAVSLVSFVVGGRVDAAALFGGAVGSAIAWTYATPPYSGWALSIDRVGHGLLGIGLLSAGAAVLLVTDWVVVWFGLGLFAGVVIVGLPRLVAVTIETEESSLGVSN
- a CDS encoding winged helix-turn-helix transcriptional regulator, with the translated sequence MTETRTSIREHVHANAGVHFNELVRAEAFAPGQVQYHLRRLIDEGAVVREEFYGQTHYYPPSTTDWERAALALFRRESSRAIVSTLLEREATTPATLARDLDLARSTVEYHLDRLVEREVVEKRYDHRNRVSLTLTNPTRTRRLLQAVEPSTPDRLVDRFTRFVDDVFEDATE
- a CDS encoding YihY/virulence factor BrkB family protein, which gives rise to MIDVDSIRLALRDAIFIARTRQLTLLSAGVAFYAFLSLVPIALLAVGVASSLGGEALAHRFSGAAAEFLTPAAQQLLADALVDDTGRRSATVVGAIGIIWGSSRVLRGLDRAFSLIYGTGGERSVLDTFWDAAVVAGAVTVGLGLVAGLELAIALAPVPGTGLVGPLFVFPALVAAFLPLYVIFPGRSVSVREALPGTMIAAVGWLALSRTFAIYAALASASAVYGALGGVLLVLIWLYLGAIVVVFGAVVNAVLADRGTDRQLQSPGSRQFGRRAMTDDATDRDGESPTSEPPTGSTTDDPGERASDATERATSAGEPSDGRRASDRTRDRADDPAALREEIERLRDELAAVEAGVESRTVRKEDLEGDLRRYVRRRVRRGKAHGWGPYLVLLYGTAMTIAAYYFLSSGWAVFAMFVIWTSTLGVYLLMVLFGTVFSVLGLPGRLRDRVGEWRS
- a CDS encoding DUF7471 family protein, producing MIRAMPASWHDPELTPLLLVVIALAAVGTTVLFLAAVVAYRRRRTARYALLSIVLGLLVTRSVVGLGTVFGVVPMTVHHLIEHGFDFLIAALLLWAVYRGGSPERADRTDGG
- a CDS encoding DUF302 domain-containing protein; the encoded protein is MSTEQTPAPTVEEALFTTLDLPFEDAVVHVQLEHEYQGFETVALTRLDEYVAGVLDTEIRKTALIVVCHAEIAKEALEIDPKLAGLLPCTTVVYEDGDDVCVYHASTTKAIRDLGCAPCECQPEVEALVEMTGEVMTDVWDNIEAHADGAGQV
- the glnA gene encoding type I glutamate--ammonia ligase, which codes for MTTGNLTSTEESVLETIEHEDIDFLRLQFTDILGVVKNVSVPARQTEKAFREGIYFDGSSIEGFVRIQESDMRLIPDPETFAILPWRTNDHGAAARMICDVVDTSTGEPFAGDPRTVLKRTLDRAAELGYTVNVAPEPEFFLFEEDEDGRATTKTNDAGGYFDVAPKDLASDVRRDIIYGLESMGFEIEASHHEVAEGQHEINFEYDDAIATADNVATFRTVVRAIAAQHDLHATFMPKPIAEINGSGMHTHVSFFTEDGENAFHDGDDEFNLSETAHAFLAGVLEHAPAITAVANPTVNSYKRLVPGYEAPVYVAWSDRNRSALIRKPAARVPAASRIELRSPDPSCNPYLALAAIIEAGLDGIERDLEAPDPVRENIYEFDERKRDEYGIDTLPTNLGEAVDALEADEVVNDALGEHVCEKFIEAKRQEFDDYLVSVSEWELDRYLETF